The Halorhabdus sp. BNX81 genome includes a region encoding these proteins:
- the aroA gene encoding 3-phosphoshikimate 1-carboxyvinyltransferase, whose amino-acid sequence MDVHVTPSTLAGRVQAPPSKSYTHRAILAAGYADGATVRDPLVSADTEATMGAVEAYGGSVERGVDALEVTGFDGRPAVPGTVVDCANSGTTMRLVTATAALADGITVLTGDDSLRSRPQGPLLDAIGQLGGRAESSRANGQAPLVVKGPVDGGTVSIPGDVSSQYITALLMAGAVTDEGIEIDLETELKSAPYVDITIEVLDAFGVEAESTPEGFDVPGGQTYDPAGGEYAVPGDFSSMSYLLAAGALAAPDGLTVTSAHPSAQGDSAIVDVLERMGADIDWDRDAGEITVSQSSLSGVEVSVADTPDLLPTISVLGAVADGDTRIVDCEHVRYKETDRVAAMAEELTAMGASVTEEPETLTIHGDDTDLSGAVVDGRADHRIVMSLAVAGLVADGETTVKGGEHVDVSFPNFFDVFESMGASVQRD is encoded by the coding sequence ATGGACGTCCACGTCACACCGTCGACCCTCGCGGGCCGGGTTCAGGCCCCGCCGTCGAAGAGTTACACGCACCGTGCGATCCTCGCCGCCGGATACGCCGACGGCGCGACCGTCCGGGATCCCCTGGTCAGCGCCGACACCGAGGCGACGATGGGTGCCGTCGAAGCCTACGGCGGCAGCGTCGAACGCGGCGTCGATGCGCTCGAAGTCACCGGATTCGACGGGCGGCCGGCTGTCCCGGGGACCGTTGTCGACTGTGCGAACAGCGGCACGACGATGCGACTGGTGACGGCGACCGCTGCTCTCGCCGACGGGATCACCGTTCTCACCGGCGACGACTCGCTTCGGTCGCGCCCGCAGGGGCCCCTGCTCGACGCGATCGGGCAACTCGGCGGTCGCGCCGAGAGTTCGCGGGCGAACGGCCAGGCTCCGCTCGTGGTGAAAGGCCCGGTCGACGGTGGGACGGTCTCGATCCCCGGCGACGTCTCCTCGCAGTACATCACGGCCCTGTTGATGGCCGGCGCGGTCACCGACGAGGGAATCGAGATCGACCTCGAAACCGAACTCAAGTCCGCGCCGTACGTCGATATCACGATCGAAGTGCTCGACGCCTTCGGCGTGGAGGCCGAATCGACGCCCGAGGGCTTTGACGTACCTGGCGGACAGACCTACGATCCCGCTGGCGGCGAGTACGCCGTCCCGGGGGACTTCTCGTCGATGTCCTATTTGTTGGCTGCTGGCGCGCTCGCTGCGCCTGATGGTCTTACCGTCACCAGCGCCCACCCGAGTGCACAGGGCGATTCGGCGATCGTCGACGTCCTTGAACGGATGGGCGCGGACATCGACTGGGATCGCGACGCCGGCGAGATCACCGTCAGCCAGTCCTCGCTGTCGGGCGTCGAGGTCAGCGTCGCCGACACGCCCGACCTCCTCCCCACGATCTCGGTCCTGGGCGCGGTCGCCGACGGCGACACCCGGATCGTCGACTGCGAACACGTCCGCTACAAGGAGACCGACCGCGTGGCCGCGATGGCCGAGGAACTCACGGCGATGGGTGCAAGCGTCACCGAGGAGCCCGAAACCCTGACGATCCACGGTGACGACACCGACCTCTCGGGAGCGGTCGTCGACGGCCGCGCGGACCACCGGATCGTGATGTCACTGGCCGTCGCCGGCCTGGTCGCCGACGGCGAAACGACCGTCAAAGGCGGCGAGCACGTCGACGTCTCGTTCCCGAACTTCTTCGACGTTTTCGAGTCGATGGGTGCGTCAGTCCAACGGGACTGA
- a CDS encoding DUF2391 domain-containing protein, which yields MSIFDGFDSEGPSKEPNVADLVEELDELEATVDSPAERAKVETVRETALSVSQQGSFGRVISGFDRADASEALLGSVLFGIPMFVEGGTSEVGEYLAAHPPFLVGTAGFTFALVFGILYVAEIQDVRVVDPYLGFIPQRFAGVLVIASVTAFVLMAMWGRLTWAHPLVAVGELAAAILPMSVGGALGDILPGS from the coding sequence ATGAGCATCTTCGACGGCTTCGACTCTGAGGGGCCATCCAAAGAGCCAAACGTCGCGGACCTGGTCGAGGAACTCGACGAACTGGAAGCGACCGTCGATTCCCCTGCGGAGCGTGCCAAGGTCGAGACTGTCAGGGAGACCGCGCTCTCGGTGAGCCAACAGGGGTCGTTCGGCCGCGTCATCTCGGGATTCGACCGTGCGGACGCCTCCGAGGCGCTGCTGGGAAGCGTTCTGTTCGGGATCCCGATGTTCGTCGAGGGTGGGACGAGCGAGGTCGGCGAGTATCTCGCGGCACACCCGCCCTTCCTGGTCGGGACCGCCGGGTTCACGTTCGCGCTCGTCTTCGGCATCCTCTACGTTGCCGAAATCCAGGACGTCCGCGTCGTCGATCCGTACCTCGGGTTCATCCCGCAGCGCTTCGCCGGCGTACTGGTCATCGCCTCGGTGACCGCATTCGTCCTGATGGCGATGTGGGGGCGTCTCACGTGGGCCCACCCGCTTGTCGCCGTCGGCGAACTCGCCGCCGCTATCCTGCCGATGTCCGTCGGTGGCGCGCTGGGTGACATCCTCCCTGGGTCGTGA
- the mutS gene encoding DNA mismatch repair protein MutS: MTEATGIVGEFFSLRDGADADLLAMQVGDFYEFFGDDAETVADELDLQVSQKSSHGSSYPMAGVPVGELTPYLTALVERGYDVAVADQHETEDGHAREVSRVVTPGTLLSTTDPQARYLAAIVEGETWGLAFADVTTGEFFVTEVGDRDAVFSELYRFDPAEVLPGPTVRADDETIERLRERTDAAVSLHATESFAPGRARHRLREQFGAETIDSVGIDDADAAIAAAGAVLSYVEETGQGVLASMTRLQRYGASDHVELDATTQRNLELTETMRGEESGSLLETIDHTVTSAGTRTLRAWLQRPRRSREILTRRQDSVEALASEAMARERLRDVLGDAYDLERLASKAASASADARDLRAAVDTLELFGTVRGIITETPALAESPLSTWLDEPDPDAVAGLAAELDAAIVEDPPGTITEGGIIKPGYDDELDEVIEEHEGALEWIETLPEREQREHGITHLSVDRNKTDGYYIQVGNSETGKVPEHYENVKTLKNSERYTIPELTERERQIFRLEERRHDLEHERFTALREHVAEHADLLQRVGQALAAVDVLAALATHAVRNDWTRPTLRDSRALSVEAGRHPVVEQTTEFVPNDLRMDDDRRFLIVTGPNMSGKSTYMRQAALIVLLAQIGSFVPARSAAVGLVDGIYTRVGALDELAQGRSTFMVEMQELSNILHSATEDSLVILDEVGRGTATYDGISIAWAATEYLSSAQSASPSPKTLFATHYHELTALADHISGVENVHVAVDGEPDAAESGSGAGPASGADNEVAFLRTVRDGPADRSYGVHVAELAGVPDPVVSRAREVLRKLRADEAIDVQNGRSTDETRQVVFDLDSGQMRESNTDQRRAGNPEGNGTTSEPADSDGEVIVDRFGEDAPDVLETLADLDVEETSPVDLLAEVQEWQRRLE, translated from the coding sequence ATGACCGAAGCGACGGGGATCGTCGGCGAGTTCTTCTCGCTGAGAGACGGGGCTGACGCGGATCTACTGGCGATGCAAGTGGGGGATTTCTACGAGTTCTTCGGCGACGATGCCGAGACGGTCGCCGACGAACTCGACCTTCAGGTCTCCCAGAAATCGAGTCATGGCTCGTCGTATCCGATGGCTGGCGTTCCGGTCGGCGAACTCACGCCGTACCTGACAGCGCTCGTCGAGCGTGGCTACGATGTTGCCGTCGCCGACCAACACGAGACCGAAGACGGCCACGCTCGGGAGGTGAGCCGGGTCGTCACGCCGGGGACGCTGCTGTCGACGACTGACCCACAGGCCCGGTATCTCGCGGCGATCGTCGAGGGCGAGACGTGGGGACTTGCGTTCGCCGACGTGACGACCGGCGAATTCTTCGTGACGGAGGTGGGCGATCGGGACGCGGTCTTCAGCGAACTCTACCGCTTTGACCCGGCCGAGGTGCTGCCTGGCCCCACCGTACGCGCTGATGACGAGACGATCGAGCGGCTCCGAGAACGGACTGACGCGGCGGTCTCGCTGCACGCGACCGAATCGTTCGCGCCCGGCCGTGCCCGCCACCGACTCCGTGAACAGTTCGGTGCCGAAACGATCGACAGCGTCGGGATCGACGATGCCGACGCGGCCATCGCGGCCGCCGGGGCTGTGCTCTCGTATGTCGAAGAGACCGGCCAGGGCGTGCTTGCGTCGATGACACGCCTCCAGCGCTACGGCGCGAGCGATCACGTCGAACTCGACGCCACGACCCAACGCAACCTCGAACTCACCGAGACGATGCGGGGGGAAGAGAGCGGATCGCTCCTCGAGACGATCGATCACACCGTCACGAGCGCGGGCACCCGGACGTTGCGCGCATGGCTCCAGCGTCCCCGCCGATCGCGGGAGATACTGACCCGTCGGCAGGACAGCGTCGAGGCGCTCGCGAGTGAGGCAATGGCGCGTGAACGGCTCCGTGACGTCCTCGGGGACGCGTACGACCTCGAACGACTCGCGAGCAAGGCCGCCTCGGCGAGCGCCGACGCCCGGGACCTCCGGGCCGCGGTCGACACCCTGGAACTGTTCGGGACTGTCCGTGGGATCATCACCGAGACGCCGGCGCTGGCCGAATCGCCGCTTTCGACGTGGCTCGACGAACCCGATCCCGACGCCGTGGCGGGACTCGCCGCCGAACTCGACGCGGCGATCGTGGAGGATCCGCCGGGAACGATCACGGAAGGTGGCATCATCAAACCGGGCTACGACGACGAACTCGACGAGGTTATCGAGGAACACGAGGGGGCCTTAGAGTGGATCGAAACGTTGCCCGAGCGCGAGCAGCGCGAACACGGTATCACGCACCTCTCGGTCGACCGGAACAAGACGGACGGCTACTACATCCAGGTCGGCAACAGCGAGACCGGGAAAGTCCCGGAGCACTACGAGAACGTCAAGACGCTGAAAAACTCCGAGCGATACACCATCCCGGAGTTGACCGAGCGCGAACGGCAGATCTTCCGACTCGAGGAGCGTCGCCACGACCTCGAACACGAGCGCTTCACGGCGCTTCGTGAGCACGTCGCCGAGCATGCCGACCTCCTCCAGCGCGTCGGCCAGGCCCTCGCGGCAGTCGACGTGTTGGCGGCACTGGCGACCCACGCCGTCCGAAACGACTGGACCCGACCGACGTTGCGCGACTCGCGGGCGCTATCCGTCGAAGCAGGTCGCCACCCGGTCGTCGAGCAGACTACCGAGTTCGTCCCCAACGACCTCCGAATGGACGACGACCGGCGGTTCCTGATCGTGACCGGCCCCAACATGAGCGGGAAATCCACCTACATGCGCCAGGCGGCGCTGATCGTCCTGCTGGCTCAGATCGGGTCGTTCGTGCCCGCTCGGTCAGCAGCGGTCGGCCTCGTCGACGGGATTTACACTCGTGTCGGCGCGCTCGACGAGCTCGCCCAGGGCCGCTCGACGTTCATGGTCGAGATGCAGGAACTCTCGAATATCCTCCACTCGGCCACCGAGGATTCGCTGGTCATCCTAGACGAAGTCGGCCGCGGGACGGCAACCTACGACGGCATCTCGATCGCATGGGCGGCGACCGAATACCTCTCTTCGGCCCAGTCGGCATCGCCGTCGCCGAAGACGCTCTTTGCGACCCACTACCACGAACTCACGGCGCTGGCCGACCACATTTCGGGGGTCGAAAACGTCCACGTCGCCGTCGACGGCGAACCGGATGCGGCCGAAAGCGGGAGTGGTGCTGGCCCAGCCAGCGGAGCCGACAACGAGGTGGCGTTCCTGCGGACAGTACGGGACGGGCCGGCGGATCGCTCCTACGGCGTCCACGTCGCCGAGTTGGCCGGCGTCCCTGATCCGGTCGTCTCCCGGGCCCGGGAGGTCCTCCGGAAACTCCGGGCCGACGAGGCGATCGACGTCCAGAACGGCCGCTCGACCGACGAGACCCGGCAAGTCGTCTTCGATCTCGATTCCGGGCAGATGCGGGAGTCGAATACCGACCAGCGGCGGGCGGGCAACCCGGAAGGGAACGGGACAACCAGCGAACCCGCGGATTCGGACGGCGAGGTGATCGTCGACCGCTTCGGCGAGGACGCTCCGGACGTCCTCGAAACACTCGCCGATCTCGATGTCGAGGAGACGTCGCCGGTCGACCTCCTCGCCGAGGTTCAGGAGTGGCAGCGACGACTGGAGTGA
- a CDS encoding CARDB domain-containing protein has translation MHRRHVGAVAVLIALVIGTAAGVGVAGAATDDDPALATTEWNNVTITQEYRLQPDTPGHIEVTATVTFPEAATEFEVAVPWQGTVTDTDGFESTVGRRYEWTGERDEATITYDLDANETARGGGPERGSGRYLYADTGSWALVKPPSIGFVSGTFRSVDDDVQVGVDRKRTVAGEGAAGDYVAFLGPHETYRRTAHGQSFTLIVPEAASMTAEPEAILAAFANASDELRVGDRDEQVFTVAAPTSVDWAVLGLQTWESDMWVRADEPIATADNTWLHEYVHSRQQLNTTNATEWLIEATATYHAAELALEDDLTDFDSFEEVLARGSRDRYDEVVLAEQATWTSLAEYDKGALVAGELDRQIRLATDRSKRFETVFGDLNDDIAIDHDRFIEAVETAANKTVAATADRYVTSDATPATWTRRQHEDAFGSAPAEFTHELASDAAPYRIEGPYRNVSTDDIDRLAVNETVVVPLTVSNVGGSTGTYDIGLTVEGTVVSRVSGTLAANESATIELAHTFEDPGTYSVAIESSKTTIRVTEPASASVESVAVDRETLEAPGNVTLSATLVNDRDEPARTTVTFTRNGTTVAERTVSLAPGASKPVEATVILSDAGRYELGVNGRTTTVVVDPARFTYAVDETADITVDGEYRTVTGAEIPPLVVGETVTIPVTVTNDGGVAGTYRATLSIDGAVATQSTGTLAAGESTTLTLSATFDRPGSYRLTTGHQERRVQVSERATPTVRSVAVDRSTLPEPGNVTISAAIVNDSPIPAAGEINFTRNGTVFAVESVSLDVNETLSVAATVTLPRSGTFALAAGDQSTTVTVTTPTGSVTQANRFGTADGTETTTATGPGFTALGGLLVVVVTALAVIPRY, from the coding sequence ATGCACAGGCGGCACGTCGGTGCTGTGGCTGTTCTTATCGCACTCGTGATTGGTACGGCCGCGGGCGTCGGCGTGGCCGGAGCGGCCACCGATGACGATCCCGCGCTGGCGACGACCGAGTGGAACAACGTCACCATCACCCAAGAGTACCGGCTGCAACCCGATACCCCGGGCCACATCGAAGTGACGGCGACAGTCACGTTTCCGGAGGCCGCAACCGAGTTTGAGGTCGCAGTCCCCTGGCAAGGCACGGTCACGGACACCGACGGGTTCGAATCCACTGTGGGCCGTCGGTACGAATGGACTGGCGAGCGTGACGAAGCGACGATTACCTACGATCTTGACGCCAACGAGACGGCTCGGGGAGGCGGTCCGGAGCGTGGCAGCGGTCGATATCTGTACGCCGATACGGGTTCGTGGGCGCTGGTAAAGCCACCTTCCATCGGTTTCGTCAGCGGGACCTTCCGATCGGTCGACGACGACGTCCAGGTCGGCGTCGATCGAAAACGAACCGTTGCTGGCGAGGGTGCCGCCGGCGACTACGTCGCGTTTCTCGGTCCACACGAGACCTACCGCCGCACAGCCCACGGTCAATCCTTTACCCTTATTGTCCCCGAGGCCGCCTCGATGACGGCCGAACCCGAGGCGATCCTTGCGGCGTTTGCAAACGCCTCCGACGAACTCCGGGTCGGCGATCGGGACGAGCAGGTCTTCACCGTGGCGGCTCCGACCTCGGTCGACTGGGCCGTCCTGGGATTACAGACCTGGGAGAGCGATATGTGGGTGCGGGCCGACGAGCCGATAGCGACCGCCGACAACACCTGGCTCCACGAGTACGTCCATTCGAGACAACAACTCAATACGACGAACGCGACCGAGTGGTTGATCGAGGCGACGGCGACGTACCACGCCGCCGAACTCGCACTCGAAGACGACCTCACTGATTTCGACAGTTTCGAGGAAGTCCTGGCCCGTGGAAGCCGCGACCGATACGACGAGGTGGTTCTCGCTGAGCAGGCGACCTGGACCAGCCTGGCCGAATACGACAAGGGCGCGCTGGTAGCCGGCGAACTCGATAGACAGATCCGACTCGCCACGGACCGATCGAAGCGCTTCGAGACTGTGTTTGGCGACCTCAACGACGACATTGCTATCGACCACGACCGGTTTATCGAGGCGGTCGAAACGGCCGCCAACAAGACAGTCGCGGCGACAGCGGACCGATACGTCACGAGCGACGCGACGCCCGCGACGTGGACCCGTCGCCAGCACGAGGATGCGTTCGGGTCGGCGCCGGCCGAGTTCACGCACGAACTCGCGTCGGATGCAGCGCCCTATCGCATCGAGGGGCCGTACCGGAACGTCTCGACCGACGACATCGACCGATTGGCCGTCAACGAAACGGTGGTCGTTCCACTCACGGTCTCGAACGTCGGCGGGTCGACTGGGACCTACGACATCGGGCTGACGGTCGAGGGGACTGTCGTCTCGCGGGTCTCGGGAACACTCGCGGCGAACGAATCGGCCACTATCGAGTTGGCACACACGTTTGAGGACCCTGGCACGTACTCGGTTGCTATCGAGTCCAGCAAGACGACGATTCGGGTCACCGAGCCGGCGAGTGCTTCGGTTGAATCGGTTGCGGTCGATCGGGAGACCCTGGAAGCGCCGGGGAACGTGACGCTTTCGGCAACGCTCGTCAACGACCGGGACGAGCCAGCGAGGACAACGGTGACGTTCACCCGAAACGGGACAACCGTCGCTGAGCGAACCGTCTCGCTGGCTCCCGGCGCGTCGAAACCCGTCGAGGCGACGGTCATACTGTCGGACGCCGGCCGGTACGAACTGGGCGTGAACGGCCGAACCACGACGGTCGTCGTCGATCCGGCACGATTCACCTACGCCGTCGACGAGACTGCGGATATCACCGTCGACGGTGAGTATCGGACCGTCACAGGAGCCGAGATTCCGCCCCTTGTCGTCGGTGAGACGGTGACGATCCCGGTCACCGTCACGAACGACGGCGGGGTGGCCGGAACCTACAGGGCAACCCTTTCGATCGACGGTGCGGTTGCGACCCAGTCGACGGGAACCCTCGCTGCCGGCGAATCGACCACACTCACCCTCTCAGCGACGTTCGATCGACCTGGCTCCTATCGGCTCACGACCGGCCATCAGGAGAGACGAGTCCAGGTGAGCGAGCGGGCGACACCCACAGTCCGGTCAGTCGCAGTCGATCGATCGACGCTCCCGGAACCGGGGAACGTGACGATTTCAGCCGCCATCGTGAACGATTCACCGATTCCAGCTGCGGGAGAAATAAACTTTACGCGAAACGGAACCGTATTCGCGGTCGAATCGGTTTCCCTGGACGTCAACGAAACACTGTCCGTTGCGGCCACGGTTACGCTACCACGATCGGGGACGTTCGCGCTCGCAGCGGGTGACCAGTCGACGACGGTGACTGTAACGACTCCGACAGGATCGGTGACCCAAGCGAACCGATTCGGAACGGCGGATGGTACCGAGACGACGACGGCGACCGGGCCGGGATTCACCGCACTGGGCGGACTACTCGTGGTCGTCGTGACCGCTCTCGCGGTCATTCCGCGGTACTAA
- the thiD gene encoding bifunctional hydroxymethylpyrimidine kinase/phosphomethylpyrimidine kinase, with protein MTRNEAPHDPPTVLTIAGSDSGGGAGIQADLKAIEAAGGFGTSAITSVTAQNTTGVRGSHLLPIDHIAAQIDAVIDDFDVQATKTGMLATAEVIETVVEYADALPELVVDPVMVAASGDRLLEPEAEDAYERLIAEATLVTPNADEAAVLTGIEPVDESTAIEAGEAIVGMGADAALVKGGHIAGEDIVDVLVTPESVRTFRHERIDTDATHGSGCTLSAAIATHRGQGESLADSVGAGIDLLARAVRYNLDVGEGPGAVHHLVETRERAERTATAEAIEALVADFVGEGDEAIQGDISALIPEVGTNVAGATPFAERPGEVAAVDGRITRTLAGPRPNRGVRFGASSHVARYLLDAREGDADCRFAVNWRYDERVAEALDTLDGEVVELDGRPTLESGFGTEFATVDDPVAVVDPGGEGRVPTTILLAHDPDTLRERTEQLLDVMA; from the coding sequence ATGACGCGCAACGAAGCACCACACGACCCGCCGACCGTGTTGACGATCGCCGGCAGCGACTCCGGCGGCGGCGCAGGGATTCAGGCGGATCTCAAGGCCATCGAGGCAGCGGGTGGATTTGGAACAAGCGCGATCACGAGCGTCACGGCCCAGAATACGACTGGCGTCCGGGGGAGTCACCTCCTGCCGATCGACCACATCGCGGCCCAGATCGACGCCGTGATCGACGATTTCGACGTCCAGGCGACAAAGACCGGTATGCTGGCGACCGCCGAGGTCATCGAGACGGTCGTCGAATACGCCGACGCGTTGCCCGAACTCGTCGTCGACCCGGTGATGGTGGCGGCGTCGGGTGATCGGCTGCTCGAACCCGAGGCCGAGGACGCCTACGAGCGACTCATCGCCGAGGCCACGTTGGTAACGCCCAACGCCGACGAGGCGGCCGTCCTGACCGGGATCGAGCCGGTCGACGAGTCGACGGCGATCGAGGCCGGCGAGGCAATCGTCGGGATGGGTGCCGACGCCGCCCTGGTCAAGGGAGGCCACATCGCCGGTGAGGACATCGTCGACGTGCTGGTCACTCCTGAATCAGTCCGGACGTTTCGGCACGAACGGATCGACACCGACGCGACCCACGGCTCGGGGTGTACACTCTCGGCGGCGATCGCCACTCATCGTGGGCAGGGAGAATCGCTGGCCGACAGCGTGGGCGCGGGGATCGACCTGCTCGCGCGAGCCGTCCGGTACAACCTCGACGTGGGCGAAGGACCGGGTGCCGTCCACCACCTCGTCGAGACGCGCGAGCGCGCTGAGCGTACTGCGACTGCCGAGGCGATCGAAGCACTCGTCGCAGACTTCGTGGGCGAGGGCGACGAGGCCATCCAGGGTGACATCTCCGCACTGATTCCCGAAGTCGGGACGAACGTGGCCGGCGCGACGCCGTTCGCCGAGCGGCCCGGGGAGGTGGCAGCCGTCGACGGCCGAATTACCCGGACGCTGGCGGGTCCCCGTCCGAACCGCGGCGTCCGGTTCGGCGCGTCGAGTCACGTCGCCAGATACCTGCTGGACGCCCGCGAGGGCGATGCGGACTGCCGCTTCGCGGTCAATTGGCGATACGACGAGAGGGTGGCCGAGGCGCTCGATACCCTGGACGGCGAGGTCGTCGAACTCGATGGCCGACCAACGCTCGAATCCGGGTTCGGGACCGAGTTCGCTACCGTGGACGATCCAGTCGCCGTCGTCGATCCGGGTGGCGAAGGACGCGTTCCGACCACGATCCTGCTTGCACACGATCCCGACACACTCCGGGAACGAACCGAACAACTGCTCGACGTGATGGCCTGA
- a CDS encoding cupin domain-containing protein: MTYTKVNYEDVEPVAESMHFLRDALACETVGVTVLDCEPGWSGKAHDHAAEEHEEVYLLVDGEATVTIEGEEVEMESGDAVRVPSEATREIRNGETESTFVLTGAP, translated from the coding sequence ATGACATACACCAAAGTCAACTACGAGGACGTCGAGCCGGTTGCGGAGTCGATGCACTTCCTGCGGGACGCCTTAGCGTGTGAGACCGTCGGGGTGACGGTGCTCGATTGTGAGCCCGGCTGGTCGGGGAAAGCACACGATCACGCCGCGGAGGAGCACGAAGAGGTGTACCTACTCGTGGACGGAGAAGCCACGGTCACGATCGAGGGCGAAGAAGTCGAGATGGAGTCCGGCGACGCAGTCCGCGTTCCGTCCGAGGCAACCCGCGAGATCCGGAACGGCGAAACAGAGAGTACGTTCGTGCTGACGGGTGCGCCCTGA
- a CDS encoding AIR synthase family protein, with the protein MSEPELGKADREFFDEYIYPRLGADRDDVRLQPQHGVDFGVADVGGQALAMATDPVFIVPAAGFERAAWFAFHILISDVAVSGLDPAYLSVDFNLPPEITDEQFETVWETFDREAKDLGVSIVTGHTGRYAGCNYPMVGGGTSLATGDFEELVTPDGARPGDRVIVTKGPAIEATGLLSVHFDSLMDGDVPDEEIQAAKDRFFDMSPIKEAMVASSAGPVTAMHDATEGGVYGGLFEMARSAGVGFEIEKDRIPIQPGVEAACDFFDIDPWISISEGTLLATVDPDGASDVLSALEREGIPAADAGRVVEGSGLTVDGERVDHPGKDPYWAAFEEYMGKLQAAEE; encoded by the coding sequence ATGAGCGAACCCGAACTCGGTAAAGCCGATCGCGAATTCTTCGACGAGTACATCTACCCACGGCTCGGGGCCGACCGCGACGACGTCCGCCTCCAGCCACAGCACGGCGTCGACTTCGGCGTCGCCGACGTGGGCGGCCAGGCACTGGCGATGGCGACCGACCCCGTGTTCATCGTGCCGGCGGCGGGCTTCGAGCGGGCGGCGTGGTTCGCCTTCCACATCCTCATCAGTGACGTAGCGGTCTCGGGGCTCGATCCGGCATATCTCAGCGTCGACTTCAATCTCCCGCCGGAGATCACCGACGAGCAGTTCGAGACCGTCTGGGAGACCTTCGACCGGGAGGCCAAAGACCTCGGCGTCTCGATCGTCACCGGCCACACCGGTCGCTACGCGGGGTGTAACTACCCGATGGTCGGGGGCGGTACCTCACTGGCAACCGGTGACTTCGAGGAGTTGGTCACGCCCGACGGCGCTCGGCCGGGCGACCGCGTGATCGTCACGAAAGGGCCGGCGATCGAGGCGACGGGGCTACTTTCCGTTCACTTCGATTCCCTGATGGATGGTGACGTCCCGGACGAGGAGATCCAGGCCGCGAAGGACCGCTTTTTCGACATGAGTCCGATCAAGGAGGCGATGGTGGCTTCCTCGGCCGGCCCGGTCACGGCGATGCACGACGCCACGGAGGGCGGCGTCTACGGCGGCCTCTTCGAGATGGCCCGGTCGGCGGGCGTCGGCTTCGAAATCGAGAAGGATCGCATCCCGATTCAACCCGGCGTCGAGGCCGCCTGTGACTTTTTCGACATCGACCCGTGGATCTCGATCAGCGAGGGGACGCTACTGGCGACGGTCGATCCCGATGGGGCAAGCGATGTCCTCTCCGCGCTGGAACGCGAGGGAATCCCGGCAGCGGACGCCGGCCGGGTCGTCGAGGGATCGGGACTCACCGTCGACGGAGAACGTGTCGATCATCCCGGCAAAGATCCCTACTGGGCAGCCTTCGAGGAGTACATGGGGAAACTCCAGGCGGCCGAGGAGTAA